A genome region from Ottowia testudinis includes the following:
- a CDS encoding DUF4336 domain-containing protein yields the protein MLPRLIPLADGLACVQHPMKVNGVPVTTRMTVIRLTDGSLWVHSPVPLDGQTRAELDRMGPVRHVVAPSLMHHLFVNDFARNYPNAAIHGAPGLSAKRPDPVGLKLLDKAPGPWSPELQFILFGGIPLANETVWFHAPTATLILTDLCQCWQGPMPWAARWWSTLTQTRDRFDMPLHVRWLVRDKAAARASANAILRWPFERVIMGHTAVITHDAQAQVRHALRHVL from the coding sequence ATGTTGCCCCGTTTGATCCCTCTGGCCGATGGCCTGGCCTGTGTTCAGCACCCGATGAAAGTCAACGGCGTACCGGTCACCACCCGAATGACGGTGATTCGGCTGACCGATGGTTCGCTGTGGGTCCATTCGCCTGTTCCATTGGATGGGCAGACCCGCGCCGAGCTGGATCGCATGGGACCGGTGCGCCACGTCGTAGCGCCGAGTCTCATGCACCATTTGTTCGTCAACGACTTTGCCCGGAACTACCCCAATGCGGCGATCCATGGCGCGCCTGGCTTATCTGCCAAGCGGCCTGATCCTGTGGGCCTGAAGCTGCTCGACAAAGCCCCCGGGCCCTGGTCGCCTGAACTGCAATTCATCTTGTTCGGCGGCATACCGCTGGCCAATGAGACGGTGTGGTTTCACGCGCCCACGGCAACACTCATCCTCACCGACCTGTGCCAGTGCTGGCAAGGCCCCATGCCGTGGGCCGCCCGGTGGTGGAGCACCCTCACGCAGACGCGCGATCGCTTTGACATGCCCTTGCATGTGCGCTGGCTGGTCCGCGACAAGGCCGCGGCGCGCGCATCGGCGAACGCCATCTTGCGTTGGCCGTTTGAGCGCGTGATCATGGGCCACACGGCCGTGATCACCCACGACGCGCAGGCGCAAGTGCGGCACGCACTGCGACACGTTTTGTAG